In Candidatus Methylomirabilis tolerans, one genomic interval encodes:
- a CDS encoding DUF2130 domain-containing protein, with the protein MIVPDTIACPQCGAQIPLSDALRAHMREDFEQTLQVRLAEEHAKALAQAKADLAIDHANLTAELTEKATQLEDSRTRELALLKKARTLEDEKVALDLELERRLQAERATIEQTVETRLAEQHRLRDLEKDKQLSDLRRQIEELKRKAEQGSQQNQGEAAELDLEAMLRTAFPQDEIAPVPKGIRGADVIQRVISPGGRACGCIVWEAKNTKAWSDGWLEKLRDDRRELKADVAAIATTALPKDVKHLALVEGVWVTDFTALPGLATALRSQLIQVASARAAAQGRGTKMEQLYDYLTGTDFRQRVEAIAEAFVAMKEDLDRERRAIEKIWAAREKQLGRALSGLAGMYGDMQGLVGASLPKVAHLELGAGDGQPALPAMDHP; encoded by the coding sequence ATGATCGTTCCTGACACCATTGCCTGCCCGCAATGTGGCGCCCAGATCCCTTTATCGGATGCCCTGCGGGCCCACATGCGGGAGGACTTCGAACAGACACTCCAGGTCCGCCTCGCCGAGGAGCACGCCAAGGCGCTCGCCCAAGCCAAAGCCGACCTCGCCATTGATCACGCCAATCTCACGGCCGAACTCACTGAGAAGGCCACACAACTCGAAGACAGCCGCACCCGCGAACTCGCACTGCTCAAGAAAGCCCGAACACTGGAAGATGAAAAGGTGGCCCTCGATCTTGAACTCGAACGTCGTCTGCAAGCCGAACGGGCGACCATCGAGCAGACCGTCGAGACCAGACTGGCCGAACAACACCGGCTCCGCGATCTGGAAAAGGACAAGCAGCTCAGCGACCTCCGCCGACAGATCGAAGAGTTGAAGCGCAAAGCGGAGCAGGGATCCCAGCAGAACCAGGGCGAAGCCGCTGAACTCGATCTGGAGGCCATGCTCCGCACCGCCTTTCCGCAGGACGAGATTGCGCCGGTTCCCAAAGGGATCCGCGGCGCCGATGTCATTCAGCGGGTGATCAGTCCGGGCGGCAGAGCCTGCGGCTGTATCGTCTGGGAGGCCAAGAACACCAAAGCCTGGAGTGACGGCTGGCTCGAGAAGCTCCGCGATGACCGGCGAGAGCTGAAGGCCGACGTGGCGGCCATTGCAACCACCGCCCTTCCGAAGGACGTCAAACACCTCGCGCTGGTGGAGGGCGTGTGGGTGACCGACTTCACTGCGTTGCCCGGCCTCGCCACCGCGCTGCGGTCTCAACTGATCCAGGTTGCCTCAGCCCGGGCCGCCGCCCAGGGCCGAGGGACGAAGATGGAGCAGCTCTACGACTACCTCACCGGCACGGACTTTCGACAGCGCGTAGAGGCCATCGCGGAGGCCTTCGTGGCCATGAAGGAGGACCTCGACCGAGAACGGCGGGCGATCGAAAAGATCTGGGCAGCGCGAGAGAAGCAGCTCGGCCGGGCCCTGTCAGGTCTGGCCGGCATGTACGGCGATATGCAGGGCCTTGTCGGAGCCAGCCTGCCCAAGGTCGCACATCTGGAGCTGGGAGCGGGCGACGGGCAGCCAGCGCTTCCGGCCATGGACCATCCCTGA